A part of Rattus rattus isolate New Zealand chromosome 6, Rrattus_CSIRO_v1, whole genome shotgun sequence genomic DNA contains:
- the Repin1 gene encoding replication initiator 1 isoform X4 yields the protein MLERRCRGPTAMGPAHPWLFSGPSQESSQPNRGLRYQGKSVAQPGGPAPVKVHRCAHCRKRFPGWVALWLHTRRCQARLPLPCHECNQRFRHAPFLALHLQVHASAVPDLGFICHLCGHSFRGWVALVLHLRAHSASKRPIICPECNKRFWRQKQLRAHLRRCQPPAPEARPFICGNCGRSFAQWDQLVVHKRVHVAEALEEAAAKALGPRPRGRPSVTAPRPGGDAVDRPFQCACCGKRFRHKPNLIAHRRVHTGERPHQCPECGKRFTNKPYLTSHRRIHTGEKPYPCTECGRRFRHKPNLLSHSKIHKRSEVSAQAASHTGSHLIAAEPMAQPTLGVPLGSLRTPAEAPAPLHSCTDCGRSFRLERFLRLHQRQHTGERPFTCTECGKNFGKKTHLVAHSRVHSGERPFACEECGRRFSQGSHLAAHRRDHAPERPFVCPDCGKAFRHKPYLAAHRRIHTGEKPYVCPDCGKAFSQKSNLVSHRRIHTGERPYACPDCDRSFSQKSNLITHRKSHIRDGAFCCAICGQTFDDEDRLLMHQKKHDA from the coding sequence ATGCTGGAACGGCGCTGCAGGGGCCCCACGGCCATGGGCCCAGCCCATCCCTGGCTCTTTTCTGGGCCCTCCCAGGAGTCCTCCCAGCCCAACAGAGGGTTGAGGTACCAAGGCAAATCAGTAGCACAGCCAGGAGGCCCAGCCCCAGTCAAGGTCCATCGTTGTGCTCACTGTCGGAAGCGTTTCCCAGGCTGGGTGGCCCTGTGGCTTCACACTCGGCGGTGCCAGGCCCGGCTCCCTCTGCCCTGCCATGAGTGCAACCAGCGCTTTCGCCACGCCCCCTTCTTAGCGCTGCATCTTCAGGTTCATGCTTCTGCAGTCCCTGACCTGGGTTTCATCTGCCACCTATGTGGGCATAGCTTCCGGGGCTGGGTAGCCCTGGTTCTGCATCTGCGGGCTCATTCAGCTTCAAAGAGGCCCATCATTTGCCCTGAATGCAACAAACGCTTCTGGCGACAAAAACAGCTTCGAGCTCACCTGCGGAGGTGCCAGCCCCCTGCCCCTGAGGCCCGGCCCTTCATATGTGGCAACTGTGGCCGGAGCTTTGCCCAATGGGACCAGCTCGTTGTTCACAAGAGGGTGCACGTGGCTGAGGCCTTGGAGGAGGCAGcagccaaggccctgggtcctcGCCCGCGAGGACGTCCTTCAGTGACTGCTCCCAGGCCAGGTGGAGATGCTGTGGACCGCCCCTTCCAGTGTGCCTGCTGCGGCAAGCGCTTCCGCCACAAGCCCAACCTGATTGCCCACCGCCGCGTGCACACTGGCGAGCGACCACACCAGTGCCCAGAGTGCGGGAAGCGTTTCACCAATAAGCCCTACCTGACCTCGCACCGCCGTATACATACGGGCGAGAAGCCCTACCCATGCACCGAGTGTGGCCGCCGCTTCCGCCACAAACCCAACCTGTTGTCGCACAGCAAAATCCACAAGCGCTCAGAGGTCTCAGCTCAGGCTGCCTCCCACACCGGGAGTCACTTGATTGCAGCGGAGCCTATGGCACAACCTACGCTTGGGGTGCCCCTGGGGTCCCTGAGGACCCCGGCCGAGGCACCTGCGCCCCTGCATAGCTGCACTGACTGCGGCCGCAGCTTCCGGCTGGAGCGTTTCCTGCGGCTACACCAGCGGCAGCACACAGGCGAGAGGCCCTTCACCTGCACAGAGTGTGGCAAGAACTTCGGCAAGAAAACGCACCTGGTGGCGCACTCACGCGTGCACTCGGGTGAGCGGCCCTTCGCCTGCGAGGAGTGTGGTCGCCGTTTCTCACAGGGCAGCCACCTGGCAGCCCATCGGCGCGACCATGCACCAGAGAGGCCCTTTGTGTGCCCAGACTGCGGCAAGGCTTTCCGACACAAGCCCTACCTGGCCGCGCACCGACGCATCCACACAGGCGAGAAGCCCTATGTGTGTCCCGACTGTGGCAAAGCTTTCAGCCAGAAGTCCAACCTGGTGTCCCACCGGCGCATCCACACAGGTGAGCGGCCCTACGCCTGCCCCGACTGTGATCGCAGCTTCAGTCAGAAGTCCAACCTTATCACACACCGGAAGAGCCACATCCGGGATGGCGCCTTCTGCTGTGCCATCTGCGGCCAGACCTTTGACGATGAGGACCGTCTCTTGATGCACCAGAAGAAGCACGATGCCTGA
- the Repin1 gene encoding replication initiator 1 isoform X1, producing MDGRRVPAEHAGEFSLTSGGYRSVGRSRRCSRSIPRNIPRRSWKKPHPQLCSLQAEEEPMLERRCRGPTAMGPAHPWLFSGPSQESSQPNRGLRYQGKSVAQPGGPAPVKVHRCAHCRKRFPGWVALWLHTRRCQARLPLPCHECNQRFRHAPFLALHLQVHASAVPDLGFICHLCGHSFRGWVALVLHLRAHSASKRPIICPECNKRFWRQKQLRAHLRRCQPPAPEARPFICGNCGRSFAQWDQLVVHKRVHVAEALEEAAAKALGPRPRGRPSVTAPRPGGDAVDRPFQCACCGKRFRHKPNLIAHRRVHTGERPHQCPECGKRFTNKPYLTSHRRIHTGEKPYPCTECGRRFRHKPNLLSHSKIHKRSEVSAQAASHTGSHLIAAEPMAQPTLGVPLGSLRTPAEAPAPLHSCTDCGRSFRLERFLRLHQRQHTGERPFTCTECGKNFGKKTHLVAHSRVHSGERPFACEECGRRFSQGSHLAAHRRDHAPERPFVCPDCGKAFRHKPYLAAHRRIHTGEKPYVCPDCGKAFSQKSNLVSHRRIHTGERPYACPDCDRSFSQKSNLITHRKSHIRDGAFCCAICGQTFDDEDRLLMHQKKHDA from the exons ATGGATGGGCGCCGCGTCCCTGCAGAGCACGCGGGAGAG TTTTCTCTGACATCCGGGGGCTACCGAAGTGTGGGCCGAAGCAGGCGCTGCAGCAGAAGTATCCCCAGGAACATCCCCAGAAGGAGCTGGAAAAAGCCTCACCCCCAGCTCTGCAGTCTTCAGG CAGAGGAAGAACCGATGCTGGAACGGCGCTGCAGGGGCCCCACGGCCATGGGCCCAGCCCATCCCTGGCTCTTTTCTGGGCCCTCCCAGGAGTCCTCCCAGCCCAACAGAGGGTTGAGGTACCAAGGCAAATCAGTAGCACAGCCAGGAGGCCCAGCCCCAGTCAAGGTCCATCGTTGTGCTCACTGTCGGAAGCGTTTCCCAGGCTGGGTGGCCCTGTGGCTTCACACTCGGCGGTGCCAGGCCCGGCTCCCTCTGCCCTGCCATGAGTGCAACCAGCGCTTTCGCCACGCCCCCTTCTTAGCGCTGCATCTTCAGGTTCATGCTTCTGCAGTCCCTGACCTGGGTTTCATCTGCCACCTATGTGGGCATAGCTTCCGGGGCTGGGTAGCCCTGGTTCTGCATCTGCGGGCTCATTCAGCTTCAAAGAGGCCCATCATTTGCCCTGAATGCAACAAACGCTTCTGGCGACAAAAACAGCTTCGAGCTCACCTGCGGAGGTGCCAGCCCCCTGCCCCTGAGGCCCGGCCCTTCATATGTGGCAACTGTGGCCGGAGCTTTGCCCAATGGGACCAGCTCGTTGTTCACAAGAGGGTGCACGTGGCTGAGGCCTTGGAGGAGGCAGcagccaaggccctgggtcctcGCCCGCGAGGACGTCCTTCAGTGACTGCTCCCAGGCCAGGTGGAGATGCTGTGGACCGCCCCTTCCAGTGTGCCTGCTGCGGCAAGCGCTTCCGCCACAAGCCCAACCTGATTGCCCACCGCCGCGTGCACACTGGCGAGCGACCACACCAGTGCCCAGAGTGCGGGAAGCGTTTCACCAATAAGCCCTACCTGACCTCGCACCGCCGTATACATACGGGCGAGAAGCCCTACCCATGCACCGAGTGTGGCCGCCGCTTCCGCCACAAACCCAACCTGTTGTCGCACAGCAAAATCCACAAGCGCTCAGAGGTCTCAGCTCAGGCTGCCTCCCACACCGGGAGTCACTTGATTGCAGCGGAGCCTATGGCACAACCTACGCTTGGGGTGCCCCTGGGGTCCCTGAGGACCCCGGCCGAGGCACCTGCGCCCCTGCATAGCTGCACTGACTGCGGCCGCAGCTTCCGGCTGGAGCGTTTCCTGCGGCTACACCAGCGGCAGCACACAGGCGAGAGGCCCTTCACCTGCACAGAGTGTGGCAAGAACTTCGGCAAGAAAACGCACCTGGTGGCGCACTCACGCGTGCACTCGGGTGAGCGGCCCTTCGCCTGCGAGGAGTGTGGTCGCCGTTTCTCACAGGGCAGCCACCTGGCAGCCCATCGGCGCGACCATGCACCAGAGAGGCCCTTTGTGTGCCCAGACTGCGGCAAGGCTTTCCGACACAAGCCCTACCTGGCCGCGCACCGACGCATCCACACAGGCGAGAAGCCCTATGTGTGTCCCGACTGTGGCAAAGCTTTCAGCCAGAAGTCCAACCTGGTGTCCCACCGGCGCATCCACACAGGTGAGCGGCCCTACGCCTGCCCCGACTGTGATCGCAGCTTCAGTCAGAAGTCCAACCTTATCACACACCGGAAGAGCCACATCCGGGATGGCGCCTTCTGCTGTGCCATCTGCGGCCAGACCTTTGACGATGAGGACCGTCTCTTGATGCACCAGAAGAAGCACGATGCCTGA
- the Repin1 gene encoding replication initiator 1 isoform X2: MDGRRVPAEHAGEFSLTSGGYRSVGRSRRCSRSIPRNIPRRSWKKPHPQLCSLQEEEPMLERRCRGPTAMGPAHPWLFSGPSQESSQPNRGLRYQGKSVAQPGGPAPVKVHRCAHCRKRFPGWVALWLHTRRCQARLPLPCHECNQRFRHAPFLALHLQVHASAVPDLGFICHLCGHSFRGWVALVLHLRAHSASKRPIICPECNKRFWRQKQLRAHLRRCQPPAPEARPFICGNCGRSFAQWDQLVVHKRVHVAEALEEAAAKALGPRPRGRPSVTAPRPGGDAVDRPFQCACCGKRFRHKPNLIAHRRVHTGERPHQCPECGKRFTNKPYLTSHRRIHTGEKPYPCTECGRRFRHKPNLLSHSKIHKRSEVSAQAASHTGSHLIAAEPMAQPTLGVPLGSLRTPAEAPAPLHSCTDCGRSFRLERFLRLHQRQHTGERPFTCTECGKNFGKKTHLVAHSRVHSGERPFACEECGRRFSQGSHLAAHRRDHAPERPFVCPDCGKAFRHKPYLAAHRRIHTGEKPYVCPDCGKAFSQKSNLVSHRRIHTGERPYACPDCDRSFSQKSNLITHRKSHIRDGAFCCAICGQTFDDEDRLLMHQKKHDA; encoded by the exons ATGGATGGGCGCCGCGTCCCTGCAGAGCACGCGGGAGAG TTTTCTCTGACATCCGGGGGCTACCGAAGTGTGGGCCGAAGCAGGCGCTGCAGCAGAAGTATCCCCAGGAACATCCCCAGAAGGAGCTGGAAAAAGCCTCACCCCCAGCTCTGCAGTCTTCAGG AGGAAGAACCGATGCTGGAACGGCGCTGCAGGGGCCCCACGGCCATGGGCCCAGCCCATCCCTGGCTCTTTTCTGGGCCCTCCCAGGAGTCCTCCCAGCCCAACAGAGGGTTGAGGTACCAAGGCAAATCAGTAGCACAGCCAGGAGGCCCAGCCCCAGTCAAGGTCCATCGTTGTGCTCACTGTCGGAAGCGTTTCCCAGGCTGGGTGGCCCTGTGGCTTCACACTCGGCGGTGCCAGGCCCGGCTCCCTCTGCCCTGCCATGAGTGCAACCAGCGCTTTCGCCACGCCCCCTTCTTAGCGCTGCATCTTCAGGTTCATGCTTCTGCAGTCCCTGACCTGGGTTTCATCTGCCACCTATGTGGGCATAGCTTCCGGGGCTGGGTAGCCCTGGTTCTGCATCTGCGGGCTCATTCAGCTTCAAAGAGGCCCATCATTTGCCCTGAATGCAACAAACGCTTCTGGCGACAAAAACAGCTTCGAGCTCACCTGCGGAGGTGCCAGCCCCCTGCCCCTGAGGCCCGGCCCTTCATATGTGGCAACTGTGGCCGGAGCTTTGCCCAATGGGACCAGCTCGTTGTTCACAAGAGGGTGCACGTGGCTGAGGCCTTGGAGGAGGCAGcagccaaggccctgggtcctcGCCCGCGAGGACGTCCTTCAGTGACTGCTCCCAGGCCAGGTGGAGATGCTGTGGACCGCCCCTTCCAGTGTGCCTGCTGCGGCAAGCGCTTCCGCCACAAGCCCAACCTGATTGCCCACCGCCGCGTGCACACTGGCGAGCGACCACACCAGTGCCCAGAGTGCGGGAAGCGTTTCACCAATAAGCCCTACCTGACCTCGCACCGCCGTATACATACGGGCGAGAAGCCCTACCCATGCACCGAGTGTGGCCGCCGCTTCCGCCACAAACCCAACCTGTTGTCGCACAGCAAAATCCACAAGCGCTCAGAGGTCTCAGCTCAGGCTGCCTCCCACACCGGGAGTCACTTGATTGCAGCGGAGCCTATGGCACAACCTACGCTTGGGGTGCCCCTGGGGTCCCTGAGGACCCCGGCCGAGGCACCTGCGCCCCTGCATAGCTGCACTGACTGCGGCCGCAGCTTCCGGCTGGAGCGTTTCCTGCGGCTACACCAGCGGCAGCACACAGGCGAGAGGCCCTTCACCTGCACAGAGTGTGGCAAGAACTTCGGCAAGAAAACGCACCTGGTGGCGCACTCACGCGTGCACTCGGGTGAGCGGCCCTTCGCCTGCGAGGAGTGTGGTCGCCGTTTCTCACAGGGCAGCCACCTGGCAGCCCATCGGCGCGACCATGCACCAGAGAGGCCCTTTGTGTGCCCAGACTGCGGCAAGGCTTTCCGACACAAGCCCTACCTGGCCGCGCACCGACGCATCCACACAGGCGAGAAGCCCTATGTGTGTCCCGACTGTGGCAAAGCTTTCAGCCAGAAGTCCAACCTGGTGTCCCACCGGCGCATCCACACAGGTGAGCGGCCCTACGCCTGCCCCGACTGTGATCGCAGCTTCAGTCAGAAGTCCAACCTTATCACACACCGGAAGAGCCACATCCGGGATGGCGCCTTCTGCTGTGCCATCTGCGGCCAGACCTTTGACGATGAGGACCGTCTCTTGATGCACCAGAAGAAGCACGATGCCTGA
- the Repin1 gene encoding replication initiator 1 isoform X3, which produces MGIGMSLLLQFSLTSGGYRSVGRSRRCSRSIPRNIPRRSWKKPHPQLCSLQAEEEPMLERRCRGPTAMGPAHPWLFSGPSQESSQPNRGLRYQGKSVAQPGGPAPVKVHRCAHCRKRFPGWVALWLHTRRCQARLPLPCHECNQRFRHAPFLALHLQVHASAVPDLGFICHLCGHSFRGWVALVLHLRAHSASKRPIICPECNKRFWRQKQLRAHLRRCQPPAPEARPFICGNCGRSFAQWDQLVVHKRVHVAEALEEAAAKALGPRPRGRPSVTAPRPGGDAVDRPFQCACCGKRFRHKPNLIAHRRVHTGERPHQCPECGKRFTNKPYLTSHRRIHTGEKPYPCTECGRRFRHKPNLLSHSKIHKRSEVSAQAASHTGSHLIAAEPMAQPTLGVPLGSLRTPAEAPAPLHSCTDCGRSFRLERFLRLHQRQHTGERPFTCTECGKNFGKKTHLVAHSRVHSGERPFACEECGRRFSQGSHLAAHRRDHAPERPFVCPDCGKAFRHKPYLAAHRRIHTGEKPYVCPDCGKAFSQKSNLVSHRRIHTGERPYACPDCDRSFSQKSNLITHRKSHIRDGAFCCAICGQTFDDEDRLLMHQKKHDA; this is translated from the exons ATGGGGATAGGGATGTCTTTATTGCTACAGTTTTCTCTGACATCCGGGGGCTACCGAAGTGTGGGCCGAAGCAGGCGCTGCAGCAGAAGTATCCCCAGGAACATCCCCAGAAGGAGCTGGAAAAAGCCTCACCCCCAGCTCTGCAGTCTTCAGG CAGAGGAAGAACCGATGCTGGAACGGCGCTGCAGGGGCCCCACGGCCATGGGCCCAGCCCATCCCTGGCTCTTTTCTGGGCCCTCCCAGGAGTCCTCCCAGCCCAACAGAGGGTTGAGGTACCAAGGCAAATCAGTAGCACAGCCAGGAGGCCCAGCCCCAGTCAAGGTCCATCGTTGTGCTCACTGTCGGAAGCGTTTCCCAGGCTGGGTGGCCCTGTGGCTTCACACTCGGCGGTGCCAGGCCCGGCTCCCTCTGCCCTGCCATGAGTGCAACCAGCGCTTTCGCCACGCCCCCTTCTTAGCGCTGCATCTTCAGGTTCATGCTTCTGCAGTCCCTGACCTGGGTTTCATCTGCCACCTATGTGGGCATAGCTTCCGGGGCTGGGTAGCCCTGGTTCTGCATCTGCGGGCTCATTCAGCTTCAAAGAGGCCCATCATTTGCCCTGAATGCAACAAACGCTTCTGGCGACAAAAACAGCTTCGAGCTCACCTGCGGAGGTGCCAGCCCCCTGCCCCTGAGGCCCGGCCCTTCATATGTGGCAACTGTGGCCGGAGCTTTGCCCAATGGGACCAGCTCGTTGTTCACAAGAGGGTGCACGTGGCTGAGGCCTTGGAGGAGGCAGcagccaaggccctgggtcctcGCCCGCGAGGACGTCCTTCAGTGACTGCTCCCAGGCCAGGTGGAGATGCTGTGGACCGCCCCTTCCAGTGTGCCTGCTGCGGCAAGCGCTTCCGCCACAAGCCCAACCTGATTGCCCACCGCCGCGTGCACACTGGCGAGCGACCACACCAGTGCCCAGAGTGCGGGAAGCGTTTCACCAATAAGCCCTACCTGACCTCGCACCGCCGTATACATACGGGCGAGAAGCCCTACCCATGCACCGAGTGTGGCCGCCGCTTCCGCCACAAACCCAACCTGTTGTCGCACAGCAAAATCCACAAGCGCTCAGAGGTCTCAGCTCAGGCTGCCTCCCACACCGGGAGTCACTTGATTGCAGCGGAGCCTATGGCACAACCTACGCTTGGGGTGCCCCTGGGGTCCCTGAGGACCCCGGCCGAGGCACCTGCGCCCCTGCATAGCTGCACTGACTGCGGCCGCAGCTTCCGGCTGGAGCGTTTCCTGCGGCTACACCAGCGGCAGCACACAGGCGAGAGGCCCTTCACCTGCACAGAGTGTGGCAAGAACTTCGGCAAGAAAACGCACCTGGTGGCGCACTCACGCGTGCACTCGGGTGAGCGGCCCTTCGCCTGCGAGGAGTGTGGTCGCCGTTTCTCACAGGGCAGCCACCTGGCAGCCCATCGGCGCGACCATGCACCAGAGAGGCCCTTTGTGTGCCCAGACTGCGGCAAGGCTTTCCGACACAAGCCCTACCTGGCCGCGCACCGACGCATCCACACAGGCGAGAAGCCCTATGTGTGTCCCGACTGTGGCAAAGCTTTCAGCCAGAAGTCCAACCTGGTGTCCCACCGGCGCATCCACACAGGTGAGCGGCCCTACGCCTGCCCCGACTGTGATCGCAGCTTCAGTCAGAAGTCCAACCTTATCACACACCGGAAGAGCCACATCCGGGATGGCGCCTTCTGCTGTGCCATCTGCGGCCAGACCTTTGACGATGAGGACCGTCTCTTGATGCACCAGAAGAAGCACGATGCCTGA
- the Rarres2 gene encoding retinoic acid receptor responder protein 2 isoform X2 — translation MKCLLISLALWLGTADIHGTELELSETQRRGLQVALEEFHRHPPVQWAFQEIGVDSADDLFFSAGTFVRLEFKLQQTNCLKKDWKKPECTIKPNGRKRKCLACIKLDPKGKVLGRMVHCPILKQGPQEPQESQCSKIAQAGEDSRIYFFPGQFAFSRALQSK, via the exons ATGAAGTGCCTGCTGATCTCCCTGGCCCTATGGCTGGGCACAGCGGACATACACGGGACAGAGCTTGAGCTCAGCGAGACACAGCGCAGAGGCCTGCAGGTGGCTCTGGAGGAGTTCCACAGACACCCGCCTGTGCAGTGGGCCTTCCAGGAGATCGGTGTGGACAGTGCTGATGACCTG TTCTTCTCAGCTGGCACCTTTGTGAGGCTGGAATTTAAGCTCCAGCAGACCAACTGCCTGAAGAAGGACTGGAAAAAGCCGGAGTGTACGATCAAACCAAACGGG AGGAAGCGGAAATGCCTGGCCTGCATCAAACTGGACCCCAAGGGTAAAGTTCTAGGCCGGATGGTCCACTGCCCAATACTGAAGCAAGGGCCTCAG GAGCCTCAGGAGTCCCAGTGCAGTAAGATAGCACAGGCCGGCGAGGACTCCCGCATCTACTTCTTCCCTGGGCAGTTTGCCTTCTCCAGGGCTCTACAATCCAAATAA
- the Rarres2 gene encoding retinoic acid receptor responder protein 2 isoform X1 codes for MKCLLISLALWLGTADIHGTELELSETQRRGLQVALEEFHRHPPVQWAFQEIGVDSADDLFFSAGTFVRLEFKLQQTNCLKKDWKKPECTIKPNGVSEGALVDGTGCQGRSWSPEKCCAHHWGLSAKKGGWREGGNFSIRVGHPEEASLWSLSCILASSPKGFTVIGHPGGDTAAMDDLRLEVQPF; via the exons ATGAAGTGCCTGCTGATCTCCCTGGCCCTATGGCTGGGCACAGCGGACATACACGGGACAGAGCTTGAGCTCAGCGAGACACAGCGCAGAGGCCTGCAGGTGGCTCTGGAGGAGTTCCACAGACACCCGCCTGTGCAGTGGGCCTTCCAGGAGATCGGTGTGGACAGTGCTGATGACCTG TTCTTCTCAGCTGGCACCTTTGTGAGGCTGGAATTTAAGCTCCAGCAGACCAACTGCCTGAAGAAGGACTGGAAAAAGCCGGAGTGTACGATCAAACCAAACGGGGTGAGTGAAGGGGCTCTTGTTGATGGGACAGGCTGCCAGGGTAGGAGTTGGAGTCCAGAAAAGTGCTGTGCCCATCACTGGGGGCTGTCTGCAAagaagggagggtggagggaagggggaaatttcTCCATCAGAGTGGGTCATCCTGAAGAAGCCTCTCTATGGAGTTTATCCTGTATCCTGGCCAGTTCACCGAAGGGTTTCACAGTCATCGGCCACCCTGGGGGTGACACTGCGGCTATGGATGACCTCAGGCTGGAGGTGCAGCCCTTTTGA
- the Lrrc61 gene encoding leucine-rich repeat-containing protein 61 → MEPPGEKPGEAEALIITPQLLKSHSGEFALDSILLLKLRGLGVVDLGCLGECLNLEWLDLSGNALTHLGPLASLHQLAVLNVSNNRLTGLEPLAACENLQSLNAAGNLLTNPGQLQCLAGLQGLEHLRLRDPLARLSNPLCVNPSYWAAVRELLPGLKVIDGERVSGRGSELYQLCRDLDSSLRSSTSLGPRAIEVQPWVEPGYWESWPIRSSSILEEACRQFQDTLQECLDLDRQASDSLAQAQQALSPAKTTSSFVF, encoded by the coding sequence ATGGAGCCTCCtggagagaagccaggagaagctgAGGCACTGATTATCACACCCCAGCTGCTGAAGTCCCACTCTGGAGAGTTTGCCCTGGATTCCATCCTGTTGCTGAAACTTCGCGGTTTAGGGGTGGTGGatctgggttgtttgggggaaTGCCTTAACCTTGAGTGGCTTGACCTATCAGGCAACGCACTTACCCACTTGGGCCCACTGGCGTCCCTGCACCAGCTGGCTGTGCTTAACGTCTCCAATAATCGACTGACAGGGCTGGAGCCACTGGCAGCCTGTGAGAACCTGCAGAGCCTCAATGCTGCTGGGAACCTGCTGACCAATCCCGGCCAGCTGCAGTGTCTAGCTGGGCTGCAGGGGCTGGAGCACCTGAGGCTCCGGGACCCTTTGGCCCGGCTTAGCAACCCACTTTGTGTAAATCCCTCCTACTGGGCTGCGGTCCGAGAGCTGCTGCctggcctcaaagtcatagaCGGGGAACGTGTGAGTGGGCGGGGCAGTGAGTTGTACCAGTTATGCCGAGACCTGGACAGTTCCTTGCGCTCCAGCACCAGCCTAGGCCCCAGAGCCATTGAGGTCCAGCCGTGGGTAGAGCCCGGCTACTGGGAGTCCTGGCCCATCCGGAGCAGCTCCATTCTGGAGGAGGCCTGCCGGCAGTTCCAGGACACACTGCAGGAATGCCTTGACCTGGATCGTCAGGCCAGTGATAGCTTGGCCCAGGCCCAGCAGGCTCTCAGCCCTGCGAAAACCACCTCTTCCTTTGTCTTCTGA